In one Chionomys nivalis chromosome 13, mChiNiv1.1, whole genome shotgun sequence genomic region, the following are encoded:
- the Thoc3 gene encoding THO complex subunit 3 — protein MAVPTSILGPPPPPQTGPGSMVAWCSMSSGPSRYVLGMQELFRGHSKTREFPAHSAKVHSVAWSCDGRRLASGSFDKTASVFLLEKDRLVKENNYRGHGDSVDQLCWHPSNPDLFVTASGDKTIRIWDVRTTKCIATVNTKGENINICWSPDGQTIAVGNKDDVVTFIDAKTHRSKAEEQFKFEVNEISWNNDNNMFFLTNGNGCINILSYPELKPVQSINAHPSNCICIKFDPMGKYFATGSADALVSLWDVDELVCVRCFSRLDWPVRTLSFSHDGKMLASASEDHFIDIAEVETGDKLWEVQCESPTFTVAWHPKRPLLAFACDDKDGKYDSSREAGTVKLFGLPNDS, from the exons ATGGCGGTACCCACGTCGATTCTCGGGCCCCCGCCGCCCCCCCAAACCGGTCCCGGTTCGATGGTGGCCTGGTGCTCTATGAGCAGTGGCCCGTCTCGCTATGTGCTTGGGATGCAGGAACTGTTCCGAGGCCACAGCAAGACGCGCGAGTTCCCGGCGCACAGTGCCAAGGTGCATTCGGTGGCCTGGAGCTGCGACGGACGTCGTTTGGCCTCGGGGTCCTTCGACAAGACTGCCAGCGTGTTCTTGCTGGAGAAGGACCGACTG GTCAAAGAAAACAACTACCGGGGACATGGAGATAGTGTGGATCAGCTTTGCTGGCATCCAAGCAACCCTGACCTCTTTGTCACGGCGTCTGGAGATAAAACCATTCGCATCTGGGATGTGAGGACTACAAAATGCATTGCCACCGTGAACACCAAAG GGGAGAACATTAATATCTGCTGGAGTCCCGATGGGCAGACCATTGCTGTGGGCAACAAGGATGACGTTGTGACTTTTATTGATGCCAAGACGCACCGTTCCAAAGCAGAAGAGCAgttcaagtttgaggtcaacgAAATCTCCTGGAATAACGATAATAACATGTTCTTCCTGACCAATGGCAATGGCTGTATCAACATTCTCAG CTACCCTGAACTAAAGCCTGTGCAGTCCATCAATGCCCATCCTTCTAACTGCATCTGTATCAAGTTTGACCCCATGGGGAAATACTTCGCCACAGGAAGTGCAGACGCGTTGGTCAGCCTCTGGGATGTCGATGAGTTAGTGTGCGTGCGGTGCTTCTCCAG GCTGGATTGGCCGGTGAGGACCCTGAGTTTTAGCCACGATGGGAAGATGCTGGCGTCGGCCTCTGAGGACCATTTCATTGACATAGCTGAAGTGGAGACAG GGGACAAGCTGTGGGAGGTGCAGTGTGAGTCCCCGACTTTCACCGTGGCTTGGCATCCCAAGAGGCCTCTGCTGGCCTTTGCCTGTGATGACAAAGATGGCAAATACGACAGCAGTCGGGAAGCTGGCACTGTGAAGCTGTTTGGGCTCCCGAATGACTCCTGA